A genome region from Oxyura jamaicensis isolate SHBP4307 breed ruddy duck chromosome 25, BPBGC_Ojam_1.0, whole genome shotgun sequence includes the following:
- the LOC118178216 gene encoding dual specificity protein kinase CLK2 isoform X2 produces MPHSRRYRSSERSSRGSYHERYRSRKHKRRRTRSRSSSSERDRRHRREDSYHVRSRSYDDHSADRRAYDRRYCDSYRRNDYSRERGEAYYEPEYRHSYEYRRSRDREGSYRSCKSSRRKHRRRRRRSRSFSRSSSRSRQSSRRAKSVEDDDEGHLIYRVGDWLQERYEIISTLGEGTFGRVVQCMDHRRGGARVALKIIKNVEKYKEAARLEINVLEKINEKDPENKNLCVRMFDWFDYHGHMCISFELLGLSTFDFLKDNNYLPYPIHQVRHMAYQVCQAVKFLHDNKLTHTDLKPENILFVNSDYELTYNLEKKRDERSVKNTAIRVVDFGSATFDHEHHSTIVSTRHYRAPEVILELGWSQPCDVWSIGCIIFEYYVGFTLFQTHDNREHLAMMERILGPIPSRMIRKTRKQKYFYHGRLDWDENTSAGRYVRENCKPLRRYLTSEAEDHHRLFDLIESMLEYEPSKRISLAEALKHPFFDMLEMEPSTKMWDSSRDISR; encoded by the exons ATGCCTCACTCTAGAAGGTACCGCTCGTCGGAGCGCAGCAGCCGGGGCAGCTACCATGAGCGTTACAGAAGTCGCAAGCACAAGCGACGGCGGACACGGTCACGGTCAAGCAGCAGCGAGCGTGACCGTCGGCACCGTCGGGAGGACAGCTACCATGTTCGGTCCAGGAG CTATGACGACCACTCAGCGGACAGGAGGGCTTACGACCGGCGTTACTGTGATAGCTACCGGCGGAACGATTACAGCCGCGAGAGAGGAGAAGCCTACTATGAACCTGAGTACCGTCATTCCTACGAGTACCGGCGCTCCCGGGACCGTGAGGGCAGCTACCGGAGCTGCAAAAGCAGCCGGCGTAAGCACAGGCGGAGGCGGCGCCGCAGCCGGTCCTTTAGTCGCTCCTCATCG CGGAGTCgacagagcagcagaagggcCAAGAGTGTGGAGGACGACGACGAGGGGCATCTGATCTATCGCGTCGGCGACTGGCTACAAGAAAGAT ATGAGATTATTAGCACCTTAGGGGAAGGCACGTTCGGCAGAGTGGTGCAGTGCATGGATCACCGGAG GGGTGGTGCACGTGTTGCTCTCAAAATCATTAAAAACGTGGAGAAATACAAAGAGGCTGCCCGACTAGAAATAAATGTGCTGGAGAAAATCAACGAGAAGGATCCTGAGAACAAGAA TCTATGTGTCAGGATGTTTGACTGGTTTGACTACCATGGCCACATGTGCATCTCCTTCGAACTGCTGGGGCTCAGCACTTTTGATTTCCTGAAGGACAACAACTATCTGCCATACCCCATCCACCAAGTGCGGCACATGGCCTACCAGGTGTGCCAGGCTGTGAAAT TTCTGCATGACAATAAACTTACTCACACTGACCTCAAACCCGAGAACATCCTCTTTGTGAATTCTGACTATGAACTCACCTATAACCTGGAAAAG AAGCGAGATGAGCGGAGTGTGAAAAACACGGCAATCAGAGTGGTAGACTTTGGCAGTGCCACGTTTGATCACGAGCATCACAGCACAATTGTCTCCACCAGGCATTACCGGGCCCCGGAGGTCATACTGG AGCTTGGCTGGAGCCAGCCCTGTGATGTTTGGAGCATTGGCTGCATCATCTTTGAGTATTATGTGGGTTTCACCCTGTTTCAG ACACATGACAACCGGGAGCACCTGGCCATGATGGAGAGGATCTTGGGGCCAATTCCTTCTCGGATGATCCGGAAGACCAG gaagcaaaaatatttctaccaTGGCCGCCTGGACTGGGATGAGAACACCTCTGCTGGCCGTTATGTTAGGGAAAACTGCAAGCCATTGCGG CGGTACCTGACTTCTGAGGCCGAGGACCATCACCGCCTTTTTGACCTCATTGAGAGCATGCTGGAGTATGAGCCGTCCAAGCGCATCAGCCTGGCTGAAGCCCTCAAGCACCCGTTCTTTGACATGCTGGAAATGGAGCCAAGCACAAAAATGTGGGACTCTAGCAGAGACATCAGCCGGTGA
- the LOC118178216 gene encoding secretory carrier-associated membrane protein 3 isoform X3, translating to MAQRGGPAVLPDNPFQDPAVVQHRPGPESAALDAYNPFENGAPPPPPPYHAPAGASPAVGVPLPQGTAQPPRRPSPTEPRNYGSYGTQASAAAATAELLKRQEELNRKAEELDRRERELQNAALGSGATRLNNWPPLPSFCPVKPCFYQDIPMEIPADFQKTVSTMYYLWMASTIALFLNFLSSLAWFCVDPLSGSGFGLSILWALLYTPCSFVCWYRPMYKAFRSDSSFNFFVFFFVFFAQNVMYVLQAIGIPNWGFSGWILSLIALRKNTAVAVMMILVSLFFTAVAVLGIIMLKKIHSLYRRTGASFQKAQEEFAAGVFSNQAVRTAAANAAAGAATNTFWAP from the exons ATGGCGCAGCGCGGCGGCCCCGCGGTGCTCCCGGACAACCCCTTCCAG GACCCCGCCGTGGTGCAGCACCGGCCTGGCCCCGAAAGCGCGGCGCTGGACGCCTACAACCCCTTCGAGAACGGCGCG ccgccaccaccaccaccgtaCCATGCCCCGGCCGGGGCCTCGCCCGCCGTAGGCGTGCCGCTGCCTCAGGGAACCGCGCAGCCCCCGAGGAGACCGAGCCCTACAGAGCCCCGGAACTACGGCTCCTACGGGACGCAG GCCTCGGCGGCAGCGgccacagctgagctgctgaagcggcaggaggagctgaaccgcaaggcagaggagctggacCGGCGGGAGCGGGAGCTGCAGAATGCCGCCCTCGGCAGCGGTGCCA CGAGACTGAACAACTGGCCCCCGCTGCCATCCTTCTGCCCTGTGAAGCCTTGCTTCTACCAGGACATCCCCATGGAGATCCCTGCTGACTTCCAGAAGACCGTTTCTACCATGTATTACCTCTGGATGG CCAGCACCATTGCTCTCTTCCTGAACTTCTTGTCCTCACTCGCCTGGTTCTGCGTGGATCCCTTGTCAGGTTCTGGGTTCGGCCTCTCCATTCTCTGGGCTCTTCTCTACACGCCCTGTTCCTTCGTCTGCTGGTATAGGCCAATGTACAAAGCCTTCAG GAGTGACAGTTCGTTCAActtctttgtcttcttcttcGTCTTCTTTGCCCAGAATGTGATGTACGTGCTGCAGGCCATTGGCATACCCAACTGGGGCTTCAG TGGCTGGATATTGAGTCTGATAGCGCTGAGGAAGAACACGGCTGTGGCTGTGATGATGATCCTGGTGTCCTTGTTCTTCACAGCGGTGGCTGTGTTGGGCATCATTATGCTGAAGAAG ATTCACTCTCTGTACCGCCGGACGGGTGCCAGCTTCCAGAAGGCGCAGGAGGAGTTTGCAGCaggggtcttttccaaccagGCAGTGCGCACAGCGGCGGCCAATGCTGCCGCGGGTGCAGCCACCAATACCTTCTGGGCACCCTAG
- the LOC118178216 gene encoding dual specificity protein kinase CLK2 isoform X1 → MPHSRRYRSSERSSRGSYHERYRSRKHKRRRTRSRSSSSERDRRHRREDSYHVRSRSYDDHSADRRAYDRRYCDSYRRNDYSRERGEAYYEPEYRHSYEYRRSRDREGSYRSCKSSRRKHRRRRRRSRSFSRSSSQRSRQSSRRAKSVEDDDEGHLIYRVGDWLQERYEIISTLGEGTFGRVVQCMDHRRGGARVALKIIKNVEKYKEAARLEINVLEKINEKDPENKNLCVRMFDWFDYHGHMCISFELLGLSTFDFLKDNNYLPYPIHQVRHMAYQVCQAVKFLHDNKLTHTDLKPENILFVNSDYELTYNLEKKRDERSVKNTAIRVVDFGSATFDHEHHSTIVSTRHYRAPEVILELGWSQPCDVWSIGCIIFEYYVGFTLFQTHDNREHLAMMERILGPIPSRMIRKTRKQKYFYHGRLDWDENTSAGRYVRENCKPLRRYLTSEAEDHHRLFDLIESMLEYEPSKRISLAEALKHPFFDMLEMEPSTKMWDSSRDISR, encoded by the exons ATGCCTCACTCTAGAAGGTACCGCTCGTCGGAGCGCAGCAGCCGGGGCAGCTACCATGAGCGTTACAGAAGTCGCAAGCACAAGCGACGGCGGACACGGTCACGGTCAAGCAGCAGCGAGCGTGACCGTCGGCACCGTCGGGAGGACAGCTACCATGTTCGGTCCAGGAG CTATGACGACCACTCAGCGGACAGGAGGGCTTACGACCGGCGTTACTGTGATAGCTACCGGCGGAACGATTACAGCCGCGAGAGAGGAGAAGCCTACTATGAACCTGAGTACCGTCATTCCTACGAGTACCGGCGCTCCCGGGACCGTGAGGGCAGCTACCGGAGCTGCAAAAGCAGCCGGCGTAAGCACAGGCGGAGGCGGCGCCGCAGCCGGTCCTTTAGTCGCTCCTCATCG CAGCGGAGTCgacagagcagcagaagggcCAAGAGTGTGGAGGACGACGACGAGGGGCATCTGATCTATCGCGTCGGCGACTGGCTACAAGAAAGAT ATGAGATTATTAGCACCTTAGGGGAAGGCACGTTCGGCAGAGTGGTGCAGTGCATGGATCACCGGAG GGGTGGTGCACGTGTTGCTCTCAAAATCATTAAAAACGTGGAGAAATACAAAGAGGCTGCCCGACTAGAAATAAATGTGCTGGAGAAAATCAACGAGAAGGATCCTGAGAACAAGAA TCTATGTGTCAGGATGTTTGACTGGTTTGACTACCATGGCCACATGTGCATCTCCTTCGAACTGCTGGGGCTCAGCACTTTTGATTTCCTGAAGGACAACAACTATCTGCCATACCCCATCCACCAAGTGCGGCACATGGCCTACCAGGTGTGCCAGGCTGTGAAAT TTCTGCATGACAATAAACTTACTCACACTGACCTCAAACCCGAGAACATCCTCTTTGTGAATTCTGACTATGAACTCACCTATAACCTGGAAAAG AAGCGAGATGAGCGGAGTGTGAAAAACACGGCAATCAGAGTGGTAGACTTTGGCAGTGCCACGTTTGATCACGAGCATCACAGCACAATTGTCTCCACCAGGCATTACCGGGCCCCGGAGGTCATACTGG AGCTTGGCTGGAGCCAGCCCTGTGATGTTTGGAGCATTGGCTGCATCATCTTTGAGTATTATGTGGGTTTCACCCTGTTTCAG ACACATGACAACCGGGAGCACCTGGCCATGATGGAGAGGATCTTGGGGCCAATTCCTTCTCGGATGATCCGGAAGACCAG gaagcaaaaatatttctaccaTGGCCGCCTGGACTGGGATGAGAACACCTCTGCTGGCCGTTATGTTAGGGAAAACTGCAAGCCATTGCGG CGGTACCTGACTTCTGAGGCCGAGGACCATCACCGCCTTTTTGACCTCATTGAGAGCATGCTGGAGTATGAGCCGTCCAAGCGCATCAGCCTGGCTGAAGCCCTCAAGCACCCGTTCTTTGACATGCTGGAAATGGAGCCAAGCACAAAAATGTGGGACTCTAGCAGAGACATCAGCCGGTGA
- the LOC118178216 gene encoding dual specificity protein kinase CLK2 isoform X5, translated as MPHSRRYRSSERSSRGSYHERYRSRKHKRRRTRSRSSSSERDRRHRREDSYHVRSRSYDDHSADRRAYDRRYCDSYRRNDYSRERGEAYYEPEYRHSYEYRRSRDREGSYRSCKSSRRKHRRRRRRSRSFSRSSSQRSRQSSRRAKSVEDDDEGHLIYRVGDWLQERYEIISTLGEGTFGRVVQCMDHRRGGARVALKIIKNVEKYKEAARLEINVLEKINEKDPENKNLCVRMFDWFDYHGHMCISFELLGLSTFDFLKDNNYLPYPIHQVRHMAYQVCQAVKFLHDNKLTHTDLKPENILFVNSDYELTYNLEKKRDERSVKNTAIRVVDFGSATFDHEHHSTIVSTRHYRAPEVILELGWSQPCDVWSIGCIIFEYYVGFTLFQTHDNREHLAMMERILGPIPSRMIRKTRKQKYFYHGRLDWDENTSAGRYVRENCKPLRDPAVVQHRPGPESAALDAYNPFENGAPPPPPPYHAPAGASPAVGVPLPQGTAQPPRRPSPTEPRNYGSYGTQASAAAATAELLKRQEELNRKAEELDRRERELQNAALGSGATRLNNWPPLPSFCPVKPCFYQDIPMEIPADFQKTVSTMYYLWMASTIALFLNFLSSLAWFCVDPLSGSGFGLSILWALLYTPCSFVCWYRPMYKAFRSDSSFNFFVFFFVFFAQNVMYVLQAIGIPNWGFSGWILSLIALRKNTAVAVMMILVSLFFTAVAVLGIIMLKKIHSLYRRTGASFQKAQEEFAAGVFSNQAVRTAAANAAAGAATNTFWAP; from the exons ATGCCTCACTCTAGAAGGTACCGCTCGTCGGAGCGCAGCAGCCGGGGCAGCTACCATGAGCGTTACAGAAGTCGCAAGCACAAGCGACGGCGGACACGGTCACGGTCAAGCAGCAGCGAGCGTGACCGTCGGCACCGTCGGGAGGACAGCTACCATGTTCGGTCCAGGAG CTATGACGACCACTCAGCGGACAGGAGGGCTTACGACCGGCGTTACTGTGATAGCTACCGGCGGAACGATTACAGCCGCGAGAGAGGAGAAGCCTACTATGAACCTGAGTACCGTCATTCCTACGAGTACCGGCGCTCCCGGGACCGTGAGGGCAGCTACCGGAGCTGCAAAAGCAGCCGGCGTAAGCACAGGCGGAGGCGGCGCCGCAGCCGGTCCTTTAGTCGCTCCTCATCG CAGCGGAGTCgacagagcagcagaagggcCAAGAGTGTGGAGGACGACGACGAGGGGCATCTGATCTATCGCGTCGGCGACTGGCTACAAGAAAGAT ATGAGATTATTAGCACCTTAGGGGAAGGCACGTTCGGCAGAGTGGTGCAGTGCATGGATCACCGGAG GGGTGGTGCACGTGTTGCTCTCAAAATCATTAAAAACGTGGAGAAATACAAAGAGGCTGCCCGACTAGAAATAAATGTGCTGGAGAAAATCAACGAGAAGGATCCTGAGAACAAGAA TCTATGTGTCAGGATGTTTGACTGGTTTGACTACCATGGCCACATGTGCATCTCCTTCGAACTGCTGGGGCTCAGCACTTTTGATTTCCTGAAGGACAACAACTATCTGCCATACCCCATCCACCAAGTGCGGCACATGGCCTACCAGGTGTGCCAGGCTGTGAAAT TTCTGCATGACAATAAACTTACTCACACTGACCTCAAACCCGAGAACATCCTCTTTGTGAATTCTGACTATGAACTCACCTATAACCTGGAAAAG AAGCGAGATGAGCGGAGTGTGAAAAACACGGCAATCAGAGTGGTAGACTTTGGCAGTGCCACGTTTGATCACGAGCATCACAGCACAATTGTCTCCACCAGGCATTACCGGGCCCCGGAGGTCATACTGG AGCTTGGCTGGAGCCAGCCCTGTGATGTTTGGAGCATTGGCTGCATCATCTTTGAGTATTATGTGGGTTTCACCCTGTTTCAG ACACATGACAACCGGGAGCACCTGGCCATGATGGAGAGGATCTTGGGGCCAATTCCTTCTCGGATGATCCGGAAGACCAG gaagcaaaaatatttctaccaTGGCCGCCTGGACTGGGATGAGAACACCTCTGCTGGCCGTTATGTTAGGGAAAACTGCAAGCCATTGCGG GACCCCGCCGTGGTGCAGCACCGGCCTGGCCCCGAAAGCGCGGCGCTGGACGCCTACAACCCCTTCGAGAACGGCGCG ccgccaccaccaccaccgtaCCATGCCCCGGCCGGGGCCTCGCCCGCCGTAGGCGTGCCGCTGCCTCAGGGAACCGCGCAGCCCCCGAGGAGACCGAGCCCTACAGAGCCCCGGAACTACGGCTCCTACGGGACGCAG GCCTCGGCGGCAGCGgccacagctgagctgctgaagcggcaggaggagctgaaccgcaaggcagaggagctggacCGGCGGGAGCGGGAGCTGCAGAATGCCGCCCTCGGCAGCGGTGCCA CGAGACTGAACAACTGGCCCCCGCTGCCATCCTTCTGCCCTGTGAAGCCTTGCTTCTACCAGGACATCCCCATGGAGATCCCTGCTGACTTCCAGAAGACCGTTTCTACCATGTATTACCTCTGGATGG CCAGCACCATTGCTCTCTTCCTGAACTTCTTGTCCTCACTCGCCTGGTTCTGCGTGGATCCCTTGTCAGGTTCTGGGTTCGGCCTCTCCATTCTCTGGGCTCTTCTCTACACGCCCTGTTCCTTCGTCTGCTGGTATAGGCCAATGTACAAAGCCTTCAG GAGTGACAGTTCGTTCAActtctttgtcttcttcttcGTCTTCTTTGCCCAGAATGTGATGTACGTGCTGCAGGCCATTGGCATACCCAACTGGGGCTTCAG TGGCTGGATATTGAGTCTGATAGCGCTGAGGAAGAACACGGCTGTGGCTGTGATGATGATCCTGGTGTCCTTGTTCTTCACAGCGGTGGCTGTGTTGGGCATCATTATGCTGAAGAAG ATTCACTCTCTGTACCGCCGGACGGGTGCCAGCTTCCAGAAGGCGCAGGAGGAGTTTGCAGCaggggtcttttccaaccagGCAGTGCGCACAGCGGCGGCCAATGCTGCCGCGGGTGCAGCCACCAATACCTTCTGGGCACCCTAG
- the LOC118178216 gene encoding dual specificity protein kinase CLK2 isoform X4, giving the protein MDHRRGGARVALKIIKNVEKYKEAARLEINVLEKINEKDPENKNLCVRMFDWFDYHGHMCISFELLGLSTFDFLKDNNYLPYPIHQVRHMAYQVCQAVKFLHDNKLTHTDLKPENILFVNSDYELTYNLEKKRDERSVKNTAIRVVDFGSATFDHEHHSTIVSTRHYRAPEVILELGWSQPCDVWSIGCIIFEYYVGFTLFQTHDNREHLAMMERILGPIPSRMIRKTRKQKYFYHGRLDWDENTSAGRYVRENCKPLRRYLTSEAEDHHRLFDLIESMLEYEPSKRISLAEALKHPFFDMLEMEPSTKMWDSSRDISR; this is encoded by the exons ATGGATCACCGGAG GGGTGGTGCACGTGTTGCTCTCAAAATCATTAAAAACGTGGAGAAATACAAAGAGGCTGCCCGACTAGAAATAAATGTGCTGGAGAAAATCAACGAGAAGGATCCTGAGAACAAGAA TCTATGTGTCAGGATGTTTGACTGGTTTGACTACCATGGCCACATGTGCATCTCCTTCGAACTGCTGGGGCTCAGCACTTTTGATTTCCTGAAGGACAACAACTATCTGCCATACCCCATCCACCAAGTGCGGCACATGGCCTACCAGGTGTGCCAGGCTGTGAAAT TTCTGCATGACAATAAACTTACTCACACTGACCTCAAACCCGAGAACATCCTCTTTGTGAATTCTGACTATGAACTCACCTATAACCTGGAAAAG AAGCGAGATGAGCGGAGTGTGAAAAACACGGCAATCAGAGTGGTAGACTTTGGCAGTGCCACGTTTGATCACGAGCATCACAGCACAATTGTCTCCACCAGGCATTACCGGGCCCCGGAGGTCATACTGG AGCTTGGCTGGAGCCAGCCCTGTGATGTTTGGAGCATTGGCTGCATCATCTTTGAGTATTATGTGGGTTTCACCCTGTTTCAG ACACATGACAACCGGGAGCACCTGGCCATGATGGAGAGGATCTTGGGGCCAATTCCTTCTCGGATGATCCGGAAGACCAG gaagcaaaaatatttctaccaTGGCCGCCTGGACTGGGATGAGAACACCTCTGCTGGCCGTTATGTTAGGGAAAACTGCAAGCCATTGCGG CGGTACCTGACTTCTGAGGCCGAGGACCATCACCGCCTTTTTGACCTCATTGAGAGCATGCTGGAGTATGAGCCGTCCAAGCGCATCAGCCTGGCTGAAGCCCTCAAGCACCCGTTCTTTGACATGCTGGAAATGGAGCCAAGCACAAAAATGTGGGACTCTAGCAGAGACATCAGCCGGTGA